The following proteins come from a genomic window of Macadamia integrifolia cultivar HAES 741 chromosome 14, SCU_Mint_v3, whole genome shotgun sequence:
- the LOC122060889 gene encoding calcium-binding protein KRP1-like, which translates to MAGTREVVFQDFFPLMIERLGSEGFISELCNGFRLLMDVEKGLITFESLKRNFMFLGLQDLSDDELFCMLREGDLDGDGALNQMEFCILMFRLSPGLMNGSRRWLEEAVVNEL; encoded by the coding sequence ATGGCAGGAACCAGAGAAGTAGTTTTTCAAGATTTCTTTCCATTGATGATTGAAAGATTAGGCTCCGAAGGATTTATCAGCGAGCTCTGCAATGGGTTCCGTCTGCTCATGGATGTAGAGAAGGGTCTCATCACATTTGAGAGCTTGAAGAGAAACTTCATGTTTTTGGGGTTGCAGGACTTAAGTGATGATGAGCTGTTCTGTATGTTGAGGGAAGGGGATTTAGATGGAGATGGGGCATTGAATCAGATGGAGTTCTGTATTCTCATGTTTAGACTGAGCCCAGGTTTAATGAATGGATCGAGAAGGTGGCTAGAAGAAGCTGTTGTCAATGAGTTGTAA